One Lacunisphaera limnophila DNA window includes the following coding sequences:
- a CDS encoding alpha/beta hydrolase: MPGLFVSLAKKAAFVSLFACAASAFAQDGTILPLDAPAEPGAIPLGTGGVADQPAPESWFRQWGEPMVRNVSTATLTPYLPDPAKANGTAVIVAPGGGFRWLSINNEGWKIAKALNERGIAAFVLKYRLIPTPPTIEGLQQSMNRTFAAVTPPAGGAAAPAPATPPRPPRPNLDNQLADAEAAYAMIVARAQEWNVNPDRIGMMGFSAGAGLTMHCTLNSKTMKLLFIAPIYGGMGPVEVPKDAPPLFVAIAANDFLFNGEFGLIKSWYDAKRPVEFHLYQDGGHGFGMGYPGHPTYYWFEPFTHWLDHNGFLKPVAAK, encoded by the coding sequence ATGCCTGGACTGTTCGTCTCTCTGGCCAAAAAGGCCGCCTTCGTCTCCCTGTTCGCCTGCGCCGCGTCCGCCTTCGCGCAGGACGGCACCATCCTCCCGCTCGACGCTCCCGCCGAGCCCGGCGCCATCCCGCTCGGCACCGGCGGCGTCGCCGACCAACCCGCACCCGAAAGCTGGTTCCGCCAGTGGGGCGAGCCGATGGTGCGCAACGTCTCCACCGCCACCCTGACGCCCTATCTCCCCGATCCCGCCAAGGCCAACGGCACCGCCGTCATCGTGGCCCCCGGCGGCGGCTTCCGCTGGCTCTCCATCAACAACGAGGGCTGGAAAATCGCCAAGGCGCTCAACGAGCGCGGCATCGCCGCCTTCGTGCTCAAGTACCGCCTCATCCCGACCCCGCCGACGATCGAGGGCCTGCAGCAGTCGATGAACCGCACCTTCGCCGCCGTCACGCCGCCCGCCGGCGGTGCTGCCGCGCCCGCCCCGGCCACGCCCCCGCGCCCGCCGCGCCCGAATCTCGACAACCAGCTCGCCGACGCCGAGGCCGCCTACGCGATGATCGTGGCCCGCGCCCAGGAATGGAACGTCAACCCCGACCGCATCGGCATGATGGGCTTCTCCGCCGGCGCCGGCCTGACGATGCACTGCACGCTCAATTCCAAGACCATGAAGCTGCTCTTCATCGCCCCGATCTACGGCGGCATGGGCCCGGTCGAGGTGCCGAAGGACGCGCCCCCGCTGTTTGTGGCCATCGCCGCCAACGACTTCCTCTTCAACGGCGAATTCGGCCTGATCAAGTCGTGGTACGACGCCAAGCGCCCTGTCGAGTTCCACCTCTACCAGGACGGCGGCCACGGCTTCGGCATGGGCTACCCCGGCCACCCCACCTACTACTGGTTCGAACCCTTCACCCACTGGCTCGACCACAACGGCTTCCTCAAGCCGGTCGCCGCCAAGTAA
- a CDS encoding glycoside hydrolase family 43 protein, with translation MRPRLPRLAALLLLAATPVLAAAPRAVSWTADNGNGTYTNPLFYDEFSDPDLIRVGEDFYLAGTTMHAMPGLVVLHSKDLVNWKFLSYAFDRLELGPDFNLENGKEAYGQGIWAPCIRYHNGKFYLFSNVNGHSLQVFTADNPAGPWAHRSIQTGIHDLSVLFDDDGRIYAVYGYDEVKVIEFKPDLSGFIAGSERVVIPRGNAMGEGHHFYKIKGQYHILSANYAPTGRMQAARADHVHGPYETRVIAAKETLGTQRGWSLNPIGLGMKVPEPGATFQLSAPGGNQHAAVPMHQGGIVDLPNGDWWGFSMLDFRSVGRTTALSPVTWVDGWPYFGLPGNLGRSPRTWTKPAVAAKVEPHAPYERSDDFAGPKLLPVWQWNHNPVNAKWSLTENPGSLRLHTLPATQLLWAKNTLTQRAIGPVSVVTAELDASGLQPGDTAGLALVNMPFATLGVASTDAGFVLRHYDQFKNQTLDQPLPAPRVWLRATADLDEDVARLSYSTDGRTFTDIGGEIRLPYQLKTFQGTRLGLFAFNTAGREGGHADFAGFRVEEPLADRTPNLPLGKVITFTNLANGSVVWANPHGMLHSAAPGSKPASSPQARFRVHDRGQGRVALEVMDGSGFLTVVGAGLSADVRPLKQESAASLFMWQDLLRDRQCMLLSLHTNRFVGLAPDTGEPYGADWPGTTPNRRDGTVLTWAEVAAE, from the coding sequence ATGCGCCCCCGCCTGCCCCGCCTTGCCGCTTTGCTCCTGCTCGCCGCCACCCCGGTCCTCGCCGCCGCGCCGCGCGCGGTATCCTGGACCGCCGACAACGGCAACGGCACCTACACGAACCCGCTCTTCTATGACGAGTTCTCCGATCCCGATCTGATCCGTGTGGGCGAGGACTTCTACCTCGCCGGCACCACGATGCACGCGATGCCGGGCCTCGTGGTCCTGCACTCCAAGGACCTCGTGAACTGGAAATTCCTCAGCTACGCCTTCGACCGCCTCGAGCTCGGGCCGGATTTCAACCTCGAGAACGGCAAGGAAGCCTATGGCCAGGGCATCTGGGCGCCGTGCATCCGCTATCACAACGGCAAGTTCTACCTCTTCTCCAACGTCAACGGCCACAGCCTGCAGGTCTTCACCGCCGACAATCCCGCCGGCCCCTGGGCGCACCGCAGCATCCAGACGGGCATCCACGACCTGTCCGTGCTCTTCGACGACGACGGCCGCATCTACGCCGTCTACGGCTACGACGAGGTGAAGGTCATCGAGTTCAAGCCCGACCTCAGCGGTTTCATCGCCGGCAGCGAGCGCGTCGTCATCCCGCGCGGCAATGCCATGGGGGAGGGCCACCACTTCTACAAGATCAAGGGCCAGTATCACATCCTCAGCGCCAACTACGCGCCCACCGGCCGCATGCAGGCCGCCCGCGCCGACCACGTGCATGGGCCCTACGAGACCCGCGTCATCGCCGCCAAGGAAACCCTCGGCACCCAACGCGGCTGGTCGCTCAACCCCATCGGCCTCGGCATGAAGGTGCCGGAGCCCGGCGCGACCTTCCAACTCTCCGCCCCGGGCGGCAACCAGCACGCCGCCGTGCCCATGCACCAGGGCGGCATCGTCGACCTGCCCAACGGCGACTGGTGGGGTTTCTCCATGCTCGATTTCCGCTCCGTCGGCCGCACCACCGCGCTCTCGCCCGTCACCTGGGTGGACGGCTGGCCGTACTTCGGCCTGCCCGGCAACCTCGGCCGCTCACCGCGCACTTGGACCAAGCCCGCCGTCGCTGCCAAGGTCGAACCTCACGCCCCCTATGAGCGTAGCGACGATTTCGCCGGCCCGAAGCTCCTGCCCGTCTGGCAATGGAACCACAACCCGGTGAACGCGAAATGGTCGCTCACGGAAAACCCCGGCTCCCTCCGCCTGCACACCCTCCCCGCCACCCAGTTGCTCTGGGCCAAGAACACGCTCACGCAGCGCGCCATCGGCCCGGTCTCCGTCGTGACGGCCGAGCTCGATGCCTCCGGCCTGCAACCCGGCGACACCGCCGGCCTCGCGCTCGTGAACATGCCCTTCGCCACGCTCGGCGTCGCGTCGACCGACGCGGGCTTCGTGCTCCGCCACTACGACCAGTTCAAAAATCAGACCCTCGACCAACCGTTGCCCGCGCCGCGCGTCTGGCTCCGCGCCACCGCCGATCTCGACGAGGATGTCGCCCGCCTCAGCTACAGCACCGACGGCCGGACCTTCACCGACATCGGCGGCGAGATCCGCCTGCCCTACCAGTTGAAGACCTTCCAGGGCACGCGCCTCGGCCTCTTCGCCTTCAACACCGCCGGCCGCGAAGGCGGCCACGCCGACTTCGCCGGCTTCCGCGTCGAGGAACCGCTGGCCGATCGCACGCCAAACCTGCCTCTCGGAAAGGTCATCACCTTCACCAACCTCGCCAACGGCTCCGTCGTCTGGGCCAACCCGCACGGCATGCTCCATTCGGCCGCGCCCGGCTCGAAGCCGGCCAGCAGCCCGCAGGCGCGTTTCCGCGTCCACGACCGCGGCCAGGGTCGCGTCGCCCTCGAGGTCATGGACGGCAGCGGTTTCCTCACCGTCGTCGGCGCCGGTCTCTCCGCCGACGTCCGCCCGCTGAAGCAGGAATCCGCGGCGAGTCTTTTCATGTGGCAGGACCTGCTCCGCGACCGCCAGTGCATGCTGCTTTCGCTGCACACCAACCGGTTCGTCGGCCTCGCCCCCGACACCGGTGAGCCCTACGGCGCCGACTGGCCCGGCACCACCCCCAACCGCCGCGACGGCACCGTGCTCACCTGGGCCGAGGTCGCGGCCGAATGA
- a CDS encoding esterase, with the protein MRPRFLLAVGCLLLPLLTRAQQANVNLDYNPQQNTENLIPFSAPLNSPEVHADRTVTFRVKAPEAEKVELNGAVLAAVGRNWGETLPFAKGADGIWTLTMGPLRPDIYAYLIRIDGVQVADPSNTQAAFTGMPPYSQLIVHGDGPAYYDARPVPHGSITRHIYHSDVTQGERDLYVYTPPGYDRTKTYPVLYLVGGSGELPHNWIHDGRVNFIMDNLLAEGKAVPMVIVIPNNQVVHRNHPQHAELTFKKFEAELRQHVLPLVEREYSVRRDPRGRALSGLSMGGRHTMYAGFNSLDLFANFGVLSAGDPDSERTLATFLNDPAVNTKIDYLFVGLGALESTGRLGERSEALRQALVKHGIQHEYYVGGHGGHDWATWRHLLHERFLPKLWRKE; encoded by the coding sequence ATGCGCCCCCGTTTCCTCCTGGCCGTTGGCTGTCTCCTGCTCCCCCTCCTCACCCGGGCGCAGCAGGCGAACGTCAACCTCGACTACAACCCGCAGCAGAACACGGAGAACCTTATCCCGTTCAGCGCGCCGCTCAATTCCCCCGAGGTCCACGCCGACCGCACCGTCACCTTCCGCGTGAAGGCGCCTGAGGCGGAAAAGGTCGAGCTCAACGGCGCGGTGCTCGCCGCCGTCGGGCGGAACTGGGGCGAGACGCTACCCTTCGCAAAGGGGGCGGACGGCATCTGGACGCTCACCATGGGCCCGCTCCGCCCCGACATCTACGCCTACCTCATCCGCATCGACGGCGTGCAGGTCGCCGATCCCAGCAACACCCAGGCCGCCTTCACCGGCATGCCGCCCTACAGCCAGCTCATCGTCCACGGCGACGGTCCGGCCTACTACGACGCACGCCCCGTCCCGCACGGCAGCATCACCCGCCACATCTACCACTCCGATGTCACCCAGGGTGAGCGCGACCTCTACGTCTACACCCCGCCGGGCTACGACCGCACGAAGACCTACCCCGTCCTCTACCTCGTCGGCGGCAGCGGCGAACTCCCGCACAACTGGATCCACGATGGCCGCGTTAACTTCATCATGGACAACCTCCTCGCCGAGGGAAAGGCGGTCCCGATGGTCATCGTCATCCCCAACAACCAGGTCGTTCACCGCAACCACCCGCAGCACGCCGAGCTCACTTTCAAGAAATTCGAAGCCGAACTCCGCCAGCACGTGCTCCCGCTCGTCGAGCGCGAGTACTCCGTCCGCCGCGATCCGCGGGGCCGCGCCCTCTCCGGCCTCTCCATGGGCGGCCGCCACACCATGTACGCCGGCTTCAACTCGCTCGACCTCTTTGCCAACTTCGGCGTGCTCAGCGCCGGCGACCCCGATAGCGAGCGCACGCTCGCCACCTTCCTCAACGACCCGGCGGTGAACACCAAGATCGACTATCTCTTCGTCGGCCTCGGCGCCCTGGAATCCACCGGCCGCCTGGGCGAACGCTCCGAGGCCCTGCGCCAGGCGCTGGTGAAACATGGCATCCAGCACGAGTACTATGTCGGCGGCCACGGCGGCCACGACTGGGCCACCTGGCGCCACCTCCTGCACGAACGCTTCCTGCCGAAGCTGTGGCGGAAAGAATAA
- a CDS encoding alpha/beta fold hydrolase: MKLRFLPVLLAGLALGLALVSHAADPAPKYTFVLVHGATAGGYEWKETGHHLLADGHTVYRVTLTALGERSHLSAEGVNLTTHINDVVNTILFEDLHDVILTGHSYGGRVITGVMNRIPERIKHVMFFDAAVPNDGETGFSRQGGPPADMVVKNGRRIPAWLNENPTTYPHNVGQPIGPSYEAVAYNNPAAFKLNVTYVPFIPAGQDVAERAARDPSWKNAVARGWTVRTFPGSHTAMLENPQGLAALILEAVNDKNTPVAP, encoded by the coding sequence ATGAAACTCCGCTTCCTCCCCGTCCTCCTCGCCGGCCTAGCGCTCGGCCTAGCCCTCGTCAGCCACGCCGCCGACCCGGCCCCGAAGTACACCTTCGTCCTCGTGCACGGCGCCACCGCCGGCGGCTACGAATGGAAGGAAACCGGCCACCACCTCCTCGCGGACGGCCACACCGTGTACCGCGTCACCCTCACGGCCCTCGGCGAGCGGTCCCATCTCAGCGCCGAGGGGGTCAATCTGACCACCCACATCAACGACGTCGTGAACACGATCCTGTTCGAGGACCTGCACGACGTGATCCTTACCGGCCATAGCTACGGCGGGCGGGTCATCACCGGCGTGATGAACCGCATTCCCGAGCGCATCAAACACGTGATGTTTTTCGACGCCGCCGTGCCCAACGACGGCGAGACCGGATTTTCCCGCCAAGGCGGCCCCCCCGCAGACATGGTGGTCAAAAACGGTCGGCGCATTCCCGCCTGGTTGAACGAGAATCCGACGACCTATCCGCACAATGTCGGTCAACCCATCGGCCCCTCGTACGAGGCGGTGGCCTACAACAACCCGGCCGCCTTCAAGCTGAACGTGACCTACGTGCCTTTCATCCCGGCCGGCCAGGATGTCGCCGAGCGCGCGGCGCGGGACCCCAGCTGGAAGAACGCCGTCGCCCGCGGCTGGACGGTCCGGACCTTTCCCGGTTCCCACACCGCCATGCTGGAAAACCCCCAAGGGCTGGCGGCCCTGATCCTCGAGGCGGTAAACGACAAAAACACGCCCGTCGCCCCGTAG
- a CDS encoding alpha-L-arabinofuranosidase C-terminal domain-containing protein: MKSPALLFGALCLAAALPGSLSAAEPALIKVDLDRTISAIDPNIYSSFLEPLSNGERPDIVYGPLYDPASPHSDENGFRREYLQQVKELKVASVRWPGGNFVSGHNWMDAIGPKADRPVSLDLSRTRKESNQMGTDEYVAFCNLVGAENFICINAGTGTIDEAARWVEYCNAPVGTRYADLRAKYGHPEPFKVKYWALGNEPDGPWQLGYKSKEDYTKFAIEAAKMMSAVDKNIKLVAAGASNYPLVTKRYDPKDGWTDWNDYVLDQMAGYVDYISLHRYVFQVLRAFEKPGFADEMSLGMEIDRIIQVTKGQIQKAMVKSETDRPIYISFDEYGARGNTLAGPLLLAQHLNAFIRQADIVKMANLTFLTSLVGITPEGSFKTSLYYPFSLYSNNCRGTALDVHTRCATYSNKAFKDIPYLDVTAVHNEASGTLVINVVNRSETEAITADVDLQSGAYTGQGRVHLITADSITATNTATAEQVRTVTTDLAFTGHQINHTFPAHSFTQLEIPLKK; this comes from the coding sequence ATGAAATCTCCCGCACTCCTGTTCGGCGCCCTGTGCCTCGCCGCCGCGCTCCCCGGCTCCCTTTCGGCCGCTGAGCCCGCCCTGATCAAGGTCGACCTCGACCGCACCATCAGCGCGATCGATCCCAACATTTACAGCAGCTTCCTCGAGCCGCTGTCCAATGGCGAACGCCCGGACATCGTCTACGGGCCACTCTACGACCCGGCCTCACCGCACTCCGACGAAAACGGCTTCCGCCGGGAATACCTCCAGCAGGTCAAGGAGCTGAAGGTCGCGTCCGTCCGCTGGCCGGGCGGCAACTTCGTGTCCGGCCACAACTGGATGGACGCCATCGGCCCGAAGGCCGACCGTCCCGTCTCCCTCGACCTCTCGCGCACGCGCAAGGAGTCGAACCAGATGGGCACGGATGAATACGTGGCCTTCTGCAACCTGGTCGGCGCCGAGAACTTCATCTGCATCAATGCCGGCACCGGCACGATCGACGAGGCCGCCCGCTGGGTCGAATACTGCAACGCCCCCGTCGGCACGCGCTACGCCGACCTCCGCGCCAAATACGGCCACCCGGAACCCTTCAAGGTCAAGTACTGGGCCCTCGGCAACGAACCCGACGGCCCCTGGCAGCTCGGGTACAAGAGCAAGGAGGACTACACCAAGTTCGCCATCGAGGCCGCGAAGATGATGAGCGCCGTCGACAAGAACATCAAACTCGTCGCCGCCGGCGCGTCGAACTACCCCCTCGTCACGAAGCGGTATGACCCCAAGGACGGTTGGACCGACTGGAACGACTACGTGCTCGACCAGATGGCCGGCTACGTCGACTACATCTCCCTCCACCGTTACGTGTTCCAGGTCCTGCGGGCCTTCGAAAAGCCGGGCTTCGCCGACGAGATGTCGCTGGGCATGGAAATCGACCGGATCATCCAGGTGACCAAGGGCCAGATCCAGAAGGCCATGGTCAAATCCGAGACCGACCGGCCGATCTACATCTCGTTCGACGAATACGGCGCAAGGGGCAACACCCTGGCCGGCCCGCTCCTGCTGGCCCAGCACCTGAACGCCTTCATCCGCCAGGCCGACATCGTCAAGATGGCGAACCTGACCTTCCTCACCTCCCTCGTCGGCATCACCCCCGAGGGCAGCTTCAAGACCTCCCTCTACTACCCGTTCTCCCTTTATTCCAACAACTGCCGAGGCACCGCACTCGACGTCCACACCCGCTGCGCCACTTACAGCAACAAGGCCTTCAAGGACATCCCCTACCTGGACGTCACCGCCGTGCACAACGAGGCCAGCGGCACGTTGGTGATCAACGTCGTAAACCGCAGTGAAACCGAGGCCATCACGGCTGACGTGGATCTGCAGTCCGGCGCCTACACCGGCCAGGGCCGCGTGCATCTCATCACCGCCGATTCCATCACGGCCACTAACACCGCCACGGCGGAGCAGGTGCGTACCGTCACCACCGACCTGGCTTTCACCGGCCACCAGATCAACCACACCTTCCCCGCCCATTCGTTTACCCAGCTCGAAATCCCCCTGAAAAAGTGA
- a CDS encoding ThuA domain-containing protein — translation MRRVTPVCLLLWLALGWTLGVASPAGPAPLRVLIVDGYSNHDWRLTTALIRGILEPTGQFTVTVSTAPATADSPGWDTWRPKFSDHDVVIQTCNDLGGGPRWPRAVEEDFEAYVRNGGGLYVWHAGNNAFAGWPAYNEMIGLGWRKKTFGWALAVGPDGRTIRIPAGEGRDTGHGNRLDTVVHRLGDHPLHAGLPRSWLTPDIEVYYFARGPAENLTVLSHGFDPDTKQEWPLEWTVDYGRGRVYTSTFGHVWKGDTQPARMRCAGLQTVMVRALQWLAGRPADYPVPADFPTAEKVSVRGDIPLPATP, via the coding sequence GTGCGACGCGTTACCCCCGTCTGTCTGCTCCTGTGGCTGGCCTTGGGCTGGACGCTCGGCGTGGCCTCGCCCGCCGGTCCCGCCCCCCTCCGGGTGCTCATCGTCGACGGCTACAGCAACCATGACTGGCGCCTCACCACCGCGTTGATCCGCGGCATCCTCGAGCCCACCGGCCAGTTCACCGTCACGGTCTCGACCGCCCCGGCCACCGCAGACTCCCCGGGCTGGGATACCTGGCGTCCCAAATTCTCCGACCACGACGTCGTCATCCAGACCTGCAACGACCTCGGCGGCGGCCCCCGATGGCCGCGCGCGGTGGAGGAGGATTTCGAGGCCTACGTGCGGAACGGCGGCGGACTCTACGTCTGGCACGCCGGCAACAACGCCTTCGCCGGCTGGCCCGCCTACAATGAGATGATCGGTCTCGGCTGGCGCAAAAAGACCTTCGGCTGGGCCCTGGCCGTCGGCCCCGATGGCCGGACCATCCGCATCCCGGCCGGCGAGGGGCGCGACACCGGCCACGGCAACCGCCTCGACACCGTCGTCCACCGCCTCGGCGACCACCCGCTGCACGCCGGCCTTCCGCGCTCCTGGCTCACCCCCGACATCGAGGTCTACTATTTCGCCCGCGGTCCGGCGGAGAATCTCACGGTGCTTTCCCACGGTTTCGATCCGGACACGAAACAGGAATGGCCGCTGGAGTGGACTGTCGATTACGGCCGCGGCCGCGTCTACACCTCCACCTTCGGCCATGTCTGGAAAGGCGACACCCAGCCAGCCCGCATGCGCTGCGCCGGCCTGCAGACCGTCATGGTCCGCGCCCTCCAGTGGCTTGCCGGCCGCCCGGCTGATTATCCCGTGCCCGCTGATTTCCCGACCGCCGAAAAAGTCTCCGTACGCGGGGATATACCGCTGCCCGCCACGCCCTGA
- a CDS encoding sialate O-acetylesterase, which produces MKKCFLPLAVATLFLLCARAQAQDKDFHIYLCLGQSNMEGYPGIPDEEKSYANPRFQVLAAVDFPTLGREQGKWYPATPPLCRPNSGMSPADGFGRALAAALPENIRIGVVNVAVGGCKIELFDPVAFPDYVATAPGWMKGALKAYNDSPYQRLVDMARIAQQSGVIKGILLHQGESNVGDPAWPTKVKAVYERLLADLGLTADTVPLLAGGVVPADQQGKCAAMNAVIADLPKTIPTAHFVSSDGCEAVADHLHFSPAGYRELGRRYAETMLPLLGAK; this is translated from the coding sequence ATGAAAAAGTGCTTCCTCCCGCTGGCCGTCGCCACCCTGTTCCTGCTCTGCGCTCGCGCCCAGGCCCAAGACAAGGATTTCCACATCTACCTCTGCCTCGGACAATCCAACATGGAGGGTTATCCCGGCATCCCCGACGAGGAGAAGTCCTACGCCAACCCGCGCTTCCAGGTCCTGGCGGCGGTCGATTTCCCGACGCTGGGCCGTGAGCAGGGGAAATGGTATCCCGCCACGCCACCGCTCTGCCGGCCGAACTCCGGCATGAGCCCCGCTGACGGCTTCGGTCGCGCCCTCGCCGCCGCGCTGCCGGAAAACATCCGCATCGGCGTGGTGAACGTCGCCGTGGGCGGCTGCAAGATTGAGCTCTTCGACCCGGTGGCCTTCCCGGACTATGTGGCCACCGCCCCCGGCTGGATGAAGGGTGCCCTCAAGGCGTACAACGACAGTCCTTACCAGCGGCTCGTGGACATGGCGCGGATCGCGCAACAATCGGGTGTCATCAAGGGCATCCTCCTGCACCAGGGTGAATCCAACGTCGGCGATCCGGCCTGGCCGACCAAGGTCAAGGCCGTCTACGAGCGGCTGCTCGCCGACCTCGGCCTGACCGCCGATACCGTGCCGCTGCTCGCCGGGGGCGTCGTCCCCGCCGACCAGCAGGGCAAGTGTGCCGCCATGAACGCGGTCATCGCCGACTTGCCGAAAACCATCCCGACTGCGCACTTCGTGTCCTCCGACGGCTGCGAGGCCGTGGCCGACCACCTGCATTTCAGCCCCGCCGGCTACCGCGAACTCGGCCGCCGCTACGCCGAGACAATGCTGCCGCTGCTCGGCGCCAAATAA
- a CDS encoding GH39 family glycosyl hydrolase: MKYPHSFFGLALALGLAAPLAAADGPVEITVHADRPTTALRPIWNYFGYDEALTTLTPEGRHLLGELNQMTDAEPIRIRVHHLHTSGDGTLALKWSSTNVYTEDAQGNPVLDWTRIDAILDELTRPGLEPFIEVSFMPQALSASPEPYTPSLTKRGLPSNDILSGGAYYPPKDHAKWQAFIEAWVRHCVERYGRAAVASWLWELWNEPESPYFKGTVADYCRLYDHFTAAVKAVVPEARVGAPHTTDPKWKRGDLFMAAFLEHCRSGKNAATGGTGAPLDFVAYHAKGLTRLDESGRVEMDLRNHLATIDLYSGIIAGFPEYAALPVYIGESDPEGCAGCPSTLDPQRDYRRTSQFAAYTAASFMRKQDLAAAHGGNLQGAVSWAFTFHDQPWFNGLRALTTNEIALPVFNAFKLFSRLGSMRVESASTGMRPIAEILTKSVRGAPDLGVVATRTDTGALRILVWNYHDVAVGFYESTAASLRVTGITADHDLAAVTLTRIDQTHANAFTAWLALGEPQDPTPAQIAGLHAAATLRAEPLPASTPAAGAATFDLQLLGQSVGLIEIPLKQR, encoded by the coding sequence ATGAAATACCCCCACTCCTTCTTCGGCCTCGCTCTTGCCCTCGGCCTCGCCGCGCCCCTCGCCGCCGCGGACGGTCCGGTGGAGATCACCGTCCACGCCGACCGGCCGACCACGGCACTCCGCCCGATCTGGAACTATTTCGGCTACGACGAGGCCCTCACCACGCTCACGCCCGAGGGCCGGCACCTGCTCGGCGAGCTCAACCAGATGACGGACGCGGAACCCATCCGCATCCGCGTGCATCACCTCCACACCAGCGGCGACGGCACCCTCGCCCTCAAGTGGTCCAGCACCAACGTCTATACCGAGGACGCGCAGGGCAACCCGGTCCTGGACTGGACGCGGATCGACGCGATCCTCGACGAGCTCACCCGTCCGGGCCTCGAACCCTTCATCGAGGTCAGCTTCATGCCGCAGGCGCTCTCGGCCTCGCCCGAACCCTACACCCCGTCACTGACCAAACGCGGCCTGCCCTCGAACGACATCCTCTCCGGTGGCGCCTATTACCCACCCAAGGACCACGCCAAGTGGCAGGCGTTCATCGAGGCCTGGGTCCGCCACTGCGTCGAGCGCTACGGGCGCGCCGCCGTCGCTTCCTGGCTCTGGGAATTGTGGAACGAGCCCGAGTCGCCCTACTTCAAGGGCACGGTCGCGGATTACTGCCGCCTCTACGACCACTTCACCGCCGCGGTGAAAGCCGTCGTCCCCGAGGCCCGCGTCGGCGCGCCGCACACCACGGACCCGAAGTGGAAGCGTGGCGACCTGTTCATGGCGGCCTTCCTCGAGCATTGCCGCTCCGGGAAAAACGCGGCCACTGGCGGCACCGGCGCCCCGCTCGACTTCGTCGCCTACCACGCGAAGGGTCTCACGCGCCTCGACGAGTCGGGCCGCGTCGAGATGGATCTCCGCAATCACCTCGCGACGATCGATCTCTACAGCGGCATCATCGCGGGCTTTCCGGAATACGCCGCCCTGCCTGTCTACATCGGCGAGTCTGACCCCGAGGGCTGCGCGGGCTGTCCGTCGACGCTCGACCCGCAGCGCGACTACCGCCGCACCTCGCAGTTCGCCGCGTACACCGCCGCGTCCTTCATGCGCAAGCAGGACCTCGCCGCCGCCCACGGGGGCAACTTGCAGGGCGCCGTCTCCTGGGCCTTCACCTTCCACGACCAACCCTGGTTCAACGGCCTCCGCGCCCTCACGACCAACGAGATCGCCCTGCCCGTCTTCAACGCCTTCAAACTCTTCTCGCGTCTCGGGTCGATGCGCGTCGAGTCCGCGTCCACCGGTATGCGCCCCATCGCCGAGATCCTGACCAAGAGTGTGCGCGGCGCCCCCGACCTCGGCGTCGTCGCCACGCGGACAGACACGGGCGCGCTCCGCATCCTCGTGTGGAACTATCACGACGTCGCCGTCGGTTTCTACGAGTCAACGGCGGCCTCGCTCCGGGTCACCGGTATCACCGCCGATCACGACCTTGCCGCCGTCACGCTCACCCGGATCGACCAGACCCACGCCAACGCCTTCACCGCCTGGCTGGCCCTCGGTGAACCGCAGGACCCGACGCCCGCGCAAATCGCCGGCCTGCACGCCGCCGCCACCCTCCGTGCCGAACCCCTGCCCGCGTCCACCCCGGCCGCCGGCGCCGCCACCTTTGACTTGCAGTTGCTCGGTCAGTCCGTCGGGTTGATCGAGATCCCCCTCAAGCAACGCTGA